Proteins found in one Phalacrocorax carbo chromosome 14, bPhaCar2.1, whole genome shotgun sequence genomic segment:
- the FITM2 gene encoding acyl-coenzyme A diphosphatase FITM2 yields the protein MERAARCGRWLRAALAAGRVRRRLPWLLLAIVLVGSALKDGDVVPETPMRNKRNPLNVYFVKVAWAWTFWLLLPFITITTYQFAESKFLYGPTKSILAVLRRLSALLVGTVIWYVCTSLFMYIENLTGMCSTSGELSEPRRLYTTKQECHQDNGIWNGFDISGHCFLLSYCALMIVEEVAVLEGLSIDQNSKLHVVINGLFVSLCFLTMIWVFMFLCTAVYFHDFSQKLLGVLIGLSAWYGTYRFWYLKPFSPGLPLPNIPLSSKKHSYSR from the exons atGGAGCGGGCGGCGCGGTGCGGGCGCTGGCTGCGGGCCGCGCTGGCCGCCGGGCGGGTGCGCCGccgcctgccctggctgctgctcgCCATCGTCCTCGTCGGGTCCGCTCTCAAGGACGGCGACGTGGTGCCCGAGACGCCCATGCGGAATAAGCGCAACCCGCTGAATGt CTATTTTGTGAAGGTGGCTTGGGCATGGACGTTCTGGCTTCTGCTGCCCTTCATCACTATCACCACCTACCAGTTTGCTGAGAGCAAGTTCCTCTATGGTCCCACGAAGAGCATTTTGGCGGTGCTGCGGCGTCTCAGTGCACTGCTAGTGGGCACTGTCATCTGGTATGTCTGCACCAGCCTTTTCATGTATATCGAGAATCTCACTGGCATGTGCTCTACCTCAGGTGAACTCAGTGAGCCTCGCCGACTCTATACCACCAAGCAGGAGTGCCACCAGGACAACGGGATCTGGAACGGTTTTGATATCTCAGGGCACTGTTTTCTGCTCTCGTACTGTGCCCTGATGATTGTGGAGGAAGTGGCTGTGCTGGAAGGCTTGTCCATAGACCAGAACTCTAAGCTGCATGTTGTGATCAACGgcctgtttgtttccttgtgttttctCACCATGATCTGGGTGTTCATGTTTCTCTGTACTGCTGTGTATTTCCATGACTTCAGTCAAAAGCTTCTCGGTGTGCTGATAGGTCTGTCAGCTTGGTACGGGACATACAGATTTTGGTACTTGAAACCCTTTTCTCCTGGACTACCTCTTCCAAATATACCTTTAAGTTCAAAGAAACACAGTTACAGCagataa